In Candidatus Moanabacter tarae, the genomic stretch GAGCCTACTGAGATAATTCACAGTAATCTTCTTGATCGTTATAATCAGCAAGAACCGGAAGTGGTTGAGGCTATGGGAAAATTCGCCACCCTAGCTTTTAATTTTCACCAGGCACTTATGGTCGGAGAAACCGCAACACTTGCCCCGATTCTAGATAAGAACTTCGACCTTCGACGCTCTATTAAGGAATTGCCAAGCAATCAAATCAAAATGGTGGAGACCGCACGACAAACCGGAGCTAGCGCAAAATTTGCAGGATCCGGTGGAGCAATCATTGGAACATACGAGAACGATGAGATGCTTGAGCAACTCTCCACCTTAATGGCGGACATTGACTGCCAACTGATCATACCGAAAATCCATTCGGAATCCTGACACAGGTTGCTTGAACAGCCGGGAGATTGCACTCCCAGGAACCCATGATCCATATTGCTTGTTCCAATTTGCAATATGGTAAGTTGTGAAGCACATCCATAAAGAAATGGGCTAAATTGTAACCGCCATTCCCTTTCTCGCCGACTCGTAAATCTTCTCAAGCAGTGCTACGGTCCGTCTCCCCTCGTGCCCGTCAACCCGCAGCTTTGTCCCCTTTTCAATTGCAGAAACTACATCCTCCACCACATTTTGAATAGGATTCTCAATCGCTTGGAGCCTTTCTTTCAATCCTTCGCCGAAAACACGTATGCTTCCTTTATCAGCCTCATCAACCAAAACGCCCCCCTCGGAACCATGTACCTCGGCGCTGAAATAGACACTCTCTGGAAAGGTCGTCGTGCCAAGTATGGTCCCCTTGGCCCCACTCTCAAAATTGAGGATAGCAAGCCCGATATCTTCCGTCTCGATTTCGTGATTCATGATTGCCGTCTCACCGTATACTCGAACTGGATCTCCCATAAACCAGGACAGGAGATCAATCAGATGGGCCCCTTGATTAGCTAGAGACCCACCGCCATCCATCTCCCAGGTTCCACGCCAGCCGTTCCCGTGTTCGAAATATTCTTGGGAGCGAAACCACTTGAAACGAACTTCGCCTAGAATTGGTCTGCCGAGCCAGCCTTTTCTGAGAGCCGTTGCCACACGGACATTGTTGTCTACATAGCGGCTCTGGTAATCAACTCCAAGCAAAACCCCGGCTTCTTCGGCGGCCCTGATCAACTCATCGCAAGCCACGGTTGAGACATCCATTGGTTTTGTTGTAATCACATGTTTACCAGCTTGGACTGCCTCAATACCGACCTTCGCGTGAAGACCGCTGGGCGTCATTACCAAAACAACATCAACATCCTCCCTCCTCAATATTTCGGTTAGATCTACACTCCAGTCACACCCCATTTCAGCGGCAACCTCCTTGGCCAACCTAGAATTTAAATCCACCACAACCACAAGCTGTGCACCCTCGGTTTCGATCACTTGGCGCGCCCGGTGCTTTCCCATCCCTAAACCAACTATCGCAAATCCTACCATTCCGATTCCCTCATTACTCTCTGATACAGTTTTTTAAACTTTGATCAAATTCCATCACGAACCCTTTTAACCTATAGTCACCTTAGAGTTCTGAGGAATAAACCTCGTCTCAATCTCTATTATTTTTTGGATCCTCCAAATGCTTGCCCCTCCTACAACTAGTGATCTGGGCCTGCTCAACGAGCTACTTCCCCAATCTGCTCCCAAGTCTTTGTTTCAATTGTCCCTCTCTATATCCACCGAGTAAGATCCACTCGGGTTCCCTGCTCAGCCGCCAGGTAGGCTCCATAGCAGACTACAAGTACATCTCGGGCCAACTCCATCGTACTTTTCGGTTCCCGATCATAGGCAATTGCCTCGCAGAAATCCTGAAGTTCGTGGGGGAACCCGTTCATCCAATCCTCATCTGGATTTGTTAGCTGCCATCCAGCCCGGGTTTCTAATTTCTCTCGGATATACTCGTCCCCCAGAAATTTGTCGCGTGGGGCGTATGTCAACATACTAGAGTTGGGATTCATGTTGCACTGAACAACCGCTTTACTCGAGTAAACCGTAAGGACATTATGAATACCTCCCAGTACCATATCCGATGCCGTTATCTGAGCAACAGTGTCATCTTCGAATGTAATCATCATCGAGGCCCAATCTTCACAATCCTGCCAACCTGTTTTGATGTATTTTTCTTCTTCTTTTACAAAGCTCTTTACTTCAGTGAGATGAGCGACCTCTGCAGTAACACTTTTCGGCCTGATCGGTTTACCAATTTTCCGTCTCCCTTCGTTGTACTTGAGGTAAAGAACTGCTCCAAGCGGATGACAACCTTTATTGATAAGACTGCCACCACCACTGGTACGCCATAATTTAGCATATTCTGAATGCGTCCCGCTGTGAGATTCCTCTCCGACAAATCGCAGGATCGTATTATCACTTTGGGAAAGAATATGATTCGCCTTCTGTACGCTAGGCGCGTAAACCCAATTCTCCGCGTAGCAGAAACGAATGCCGCTTTCCCTTACCGCTTCACCCATTTCGTCAGCTGAAGCTATGGCTCCTTCGAGCATCTTTTTTCGCGACGTTTCTTTTCCTATCAATTCTTTTTCTCCTTCTCCAAAATATCCTGAGAGTGGCTTTTCCAGTATTATATTCTTCCCCGCCTCAGCAACTTGAATGGTCAGAGGATGATGAAGGTAATTCGGGACACAAAGATCGACAAGGTTGATCTCCGGATCGCCAAGCATCTCCTCTACCGAATCATAGACTTTTTCCAGGCCGTGCATTTTGGCGAAAGTCGTTGCGCTTTCTCCACTCTTCGATGTAACGCCTTTGACCCGGACATCCAATCCGTGAACCAGACGGTAGTTCTCTAAATGAAAAGAAGCCGCGAAGCGACACCCCACCATACCTATTACAATTGGCTTTGAACTCATTTATTATAGGCTCGCCTCGTAAAAATGCAGTATTCTCTTAGCAACACAGAGTGTCATTTCTTTCGAATCCTATAGATAAAGTCGAGCACTCACTACTCGATATCGGTGAAACAAGTTAAGGAATCAGAATCACTCGATATTCGTCCTCAGACACGAAACGCACCCTGCTCCCTTTCCCTAAGAGTTTTGCAACTAATGAGCCTCTAGCCAATTATCTCCAATCCCAAAATCGACCACAATTGGAACATCAATCTCAAGTGCATTCTTCATCTCTTCCTCCACTAGGGGGATAACAGTTTCCTTCTCCACCTCAAAGAGTTCAAATACCAGCTCATCGTGGACTTGGAGCAGTAGTTTCGTCTTCAGATTTCTCATCCGGAGAGCCTCGTGAATCCTGACCATCGCTATTTTTATCATATCTGCTGAGCTACCCTGGATAGGCATGTTAATGGCGTTTCGCTCCGCACTCCCACGAGTAGCCGCATTCGCCGAATTGATATCCTTTAAGTAGCGCCGCCGCCCGGTAAGGGTCTCCACATAACCGTTCTTTCGGCAGAATTCGAGAGTTCGTTCAATGTAATCACGAACTTTGGGAAATTGTGCAAAATACTGATCCATTAAGTCACGTCCCTCCGCACGAGAGATTCCCAGTCTTTGAGACAAACCAAAAGCTGAAATACCATATGGGATACCGAAGTTTACCATTTTTGCCTTACTCCGCATCTCAATAGTCACCGCATCGGGGTTCACCCCGTAAATACGCGAAGCCATAGCCCTATGAATGTCCATTTTTTGATCGAACGCTTCCCTCAATCCTGAATCGTCACTCAATGCCGCGATGATTCGGAGCTCGATCTGAGAGTAATCCGATGATAGCATCCGGTAGCCTCCTATGCGGGGAATAAACGCCTTCCTTATCTCCCGACCCAGTTCAGTGCGTATGGGTATGTTCTGGAGATTAGGACTACCTGACTGAATGCGACCGGTAGCAGTGTGGAGTTGGCCGTAGTTAGTATGGATCCGCTGAGTGGATGAAAAGACCGCATGGGGAAGCATATCGACATAAGTGCCTTTCAATTTTACTGCCGACCTTAAATCTAGTATCCGCCTCACGATCTCATGATGTGCGGCAAGTCCGTTTAGAACCTGCTCATTTGTCGCATATTGGCCAGTCCGCGTTTTCTTCGGATTCTCGACCAATTTGAGTTCTTCAAAAAGGACTACCCCGAGCTGCTTAGGCGAATTCAGATTAAATGGATGACCCACCTCATCCACAATCTCGCGTTTCTTTTTAAAGATGATTTGGCTTAGTTCTACTGAAAATTTCTCCAATGCTTCTAGGTCCAGTGAGACCCCTTCATGTTCCATATCTACAAGAACACGAATCAACGGCATTTCGATCTCAAAGAAAACTTTTTCCTGCTCATTTTCCTTCAAGAGCGGGAGCATTTTTTCGCGTAACTGCCAAGTAATGTCAGCATCTTCAACTGCGTACTCCTTCAGCATTTCCGGATCGACTGCATCCATATCAGTCTGATCTTCATTTTCAGTTCCAATCAGCTGGGTTATCGGAATTGGTGAATATTGTAGATATATTTCAGCCATGGAATCCATCTTGTGCCGCATCTCCGGCTCTACCAAGGCATGCGCAAGCATGGTATCGAATATTGGCCCCTCCACCGCAATCCCGTAACGCTTAAGAACTGCGATGTCATACTTAATGTTGTGACCTACTTTCTCGATTTGTTCATCCTCTAGGATAGGTATAAGCTCTGCTAATTCCTCCAATGCCACCTGGCGATCGCGTGACACGGGAACAAAGTACCCGCTCCGTTCTTTCCAGCATATTGCGATCCCAATAATCTTCGCCTTCTTTGCATCAAGGCTGGTTGTTTCGAGATCAAAACAAAAGGATGCAAGCTCCTTAAGAGAGGCAAATAGTCGAGAACGTTCCTCCATCGTTTGCACCGTGAGATATTCGTGCGTCACATTGGAAATCGTTTTATACTGCTCGGAGACTGCAGTTCCCTCCACGGTAGCAGTTTCCCGGTCGTCCACCTTCTCTCTTCCCTCCTTCGGTCCTTCGATTTGTAAACTCTCTCCCGCATCACCCAAGAGCCGCCTCTTCAAAGTGCGGAATTCCAACTCAGAAAAGAGTTTCTCCAAACGCTCCCGATCTGGCGGGGAAACTCGCAGCTTATCAAAGTCCACTTCAATTGGGACATTACAATTAATCGTCGCAAGTCTCTTAGAAAGACTTGCTTGATCTGCGAACTCGATCAGCAATTCTCCTTGCCTTCCCTTTACTTCATCCGCGTGTTGCACGAGGTTTTCAATTGATTCGTATTCAGCAATCCATTTTTGGGCTGTTTTTGGTCCCACCTTTGGAACTCCCGGGATGTTGTCAGAGCTGTCACCACACAAGCCCAACATATCGATCACTTGCTCAGGTCGCTGGATCCCCCATCGATTTTTGATCTCATCCACTCCTTGGATTTCCACCCCATCTCCACGGTAGGATGGGCGATAGATCAACACTCTATCGTCCACAAGCTGGCCGTAGTCCTTGTCGGGAGTAACCATGTAAGTGGTTAACCCAGTTCTCGAAGCTCTCTGAGCAAGAGTGCCTATTATGTCATCCGCCTCATACCCGTCCAGCATATGCATTTTTATTCGAAACCCCTCCACTATCCGGCGGACATAGGGGAGCGCAGCACTTAAATCTTCGGGCATTTCATCCCGATTCGATTTGTACTCTTTATAAAGTTCGTGCCGTTCTGTTGGTGCCGCAGTATCAAAGGCAACTGCAATATGGCTCGGCTCCTGGTTTTGAATCAAGTCAACAAGGGTATTTGTGAATCCGAGCAAGGCAGAGGTATTCATGCCTTTGGAATTATATATTGGTCGGCGAACAAAGGCGAAGTGTGCCCGATACAGCAGTGCCATCCCATCCAATAGAAAGAGTTTGCCTTCAATACTCATTGAAATTCGACCTCCGTAACCCAGTTTTCCATTAATTTTATTCCATGTATCATAGCTAACTGGAAAACTATTTTCATCCCGTTTTCAAACTACCGTAGTTCACTTGAATCTTACAATCGAAGTTGCCCTCAATTGACTTACTCTCTCCGAGCTGCTCGTAACTTATCTTATATGTCTCCGTTCTGCTCATATTTGAGCGGGTTGATACTACCTCTTTGGTTCGTACCGCACCAATTGATCAAATTCGGCAGGAGTGTCAGAAACCACATCGATATGTACCACCCTTCCATTCCAATTAAATTCACACGAAATTCTCTGTGCATGAAGAAAAAGTCGTTTCGTGCCAATCTGCCGGAAAATCTCACG encodes the following:
- the polA gene encoding DNA polymerase I, encoding MSIEGKLFLLDGMALLYRAHFAFVRRPIYNSKGMNTSALLGFTNTLVDLIQNQEPSHIAVAFDTAAPTERHELYKEYKSNRDEMPEDLSAALPYVRRIVEGFRIKMHMLDGYEADDIIGTLAQRASRTGLTTYMVTPDKDYGQLVDDRVLIYRPSYRGDGVEIQGVDEIKNRWGIQRPEQVIDMLGLCGDSSDNIPGVPKVGPKTAQKWIAEYESIENLVQHADEVKGRQGELLIEFADQASLSKRLATINCNVPIEVDFDKLRVSPPDRERLEKLFSELEFRTLKRRLLGDAGESLQIEGPKEGREKVDDRETATVEGTAVSEQYKTISNVTHEYLTVQTMEERSRLFASLKELASFCFDLETTSLDAKKAKIIGIAICWKERSGYFVPVSRDRQVALEELAELIPILEDEQIEKVGHNIKYDIAVLKRYGIAVEGPIFDTMLAHALVEPEMRHKMDSMAEIYLQYSPIPITQLIGTENEDQTDMDAVDPEMLKEYAVEDADITWQLREKMLPLLKENEQEKVFFEIEMPLIRVLVDMEHEGVSLDLEALEKFSVELSQIIFKKKREIVDEVGHPFNLNSPKQLGVVLFEELKLVENPKKTRTGQYATNEQVLNGLAAHHEIVRRILDLRSAVKLKGTYVDMLPHAVFSSTQRIHTNYGQLHTATGRIQSGSPNLQNIPIRTELGREIRKAFIPRIGGYRMLSSDYSQIELRIIAALSDDSGLREAFDQKMDIHRAMASRIYGVNPDAVTIEMRSKAKMVNFGIPYGISAFGLSQRLGISRAEGRDLMDQYFAQFPKVRDYIERTLEFCRKNGYVETLTGRRRYLKDINSANAATRGSAERNAINMPIQGSSADMIKIAMVRIHEALRMRNLKTKLLLQVHDELVFELFEVEKETVIPLVEEEMKNALEIDVPIVVDFGIGDNWLEAH
- the gfo_3 gene encoding Glucose--fructose oxidoreductase produces the protein MVGFAIVGLGMGKHRARQVIETEGAQLVVVVDLNSRLAKEVAAEMGCDWSVDLTEILRREDVDVVLVMTPSGLHAKVGIEAVQAGKHVITTKPMDVSTVACDELIRAAEEAGVLLGVDYQSRYVDNNVRVATALRKGWLGRPILGEVRFKWFRSQEYFEHGNGWRGTWEMDGGGSLANQGAHLIDLLSWFMGDPVRVYGETAIMNHEIETEDIGLAILNFESGAKGTILGTTTFPESVYFSAEVHGSEGGVLVDEADKGSIRVFGEGLKERLQAIENPIQNVVEDVVSAIEKGTKLRVDGHEGRRTVALLEKIYESARKGMAVTI
- the gfo_4 gene encoding Glucose--fructose oxidoreductase yields the protein MSSKPIVIGMVGCRFAASFHLENYRLVHGLDVRVKGVTSKSGESATTFAKMHGLEKVYDSVEEMLGDPEINLVDLCVPNYLHHPLTIQVAEAGKNIILEKPLSGYFGEGEKELIGKETSRKKMLEGAIASADEMGEAVRESGIRFCYAENWVYAPSVQKANHILSQSDNTILRFVGEESHSGTHSEYAKLWRTSGGGSLINKGCHPLGAVLYLKYNEGRRKIGKPIRPKSVTAEVAHLTEVKSFVKEEEKYIKTGWQDCEDWASMMITFEDDTVAQITASDMVLGGIHNVLTVYSSKAVVQCNMNPNSSMLTYAPRDKFLGDEYIREKLETRAGWQLTNPDEDWMNGFPHELQDFCEAIAYDREPKSTMELARDVLVVCYGAYLAAEQGTRVDLTRWI